From Candida dubliniensis CD36 chromosome 7, complete sequence, the proteins below share one genomic window:
- a CDS encoding ATPase involved in Na+ efflux, putative (Similar to S. cerevisiae ENA2;~partial sequence; gene believed to be spliced, but upstream exon(s) not yet found - appears to use non-canonical splice consensus sequences) translates to MILVLIISMIIALAIKDWISGGVIAGVILINVIIGFVQELKAEKTMGSLRNLSSPTARATRNGDDLTIPAEDVVPGDIVHVKVGDTVPADIRLFDCMNLETDEALLTGESLPVAKNYQIVYDDYSVPIPVGDRLNLIYSSSIVSKGRGSGIAIGTGLNTEIGSIAKSLQSDNGLIRKVDKSNGRQPQKREYFHAGLGSIYDIVGNILGVTTGTPLQKRLSWLAILLFWVAVVFAIVVMASQKFHVNKEVAIYAICVALSMIPSSLIVVLTITMAVGAQVMVTKNVIVRKLDALEALGGIDNICSDKTGTLTQGKMIAKKVWLPNVGTLDVQNSNEPYNPTIGDIKYSPFSPKFIKDTDEEIDFNKPYPDPMPESMHNWLVTATLANIATVNQIKDEETGELFWKAHGDATEIAIQVFTTRLNFGRESVAQGYEHLAEFPFDSSIKRMSAIYKKGNDARVYTKGAVERVLGLCDYWYGERTEDNYDSQTLIKLTEDDINLIEENMVALSSQGLRVLAFATRELGDADINDREQVESHLIFQGLIGIYDPPREETAPSVKLCHRAGINVHMLTGDHPGTAKAIAQEVGILPRNLYHYSEDVVKAMTMTANEFDALSDEEIDKLPVLPLVIARCAPKTKVRMIDALHRRKKFAAMTGDGVNDSPSLKKADVGIAMGLNGSDVAKDASDIVLTDDNFASILNAIEEGRRMSSNIQKFVLQLLAENVAQALYLMIGLAFIDASGYSVFPLSPVEVLFVIVITSTFPAIGLGFCGADDDILEKPPSSTIFTWEVIIDMFGYGFIMAVSCLLCFVIIVYGAGDGDLGVNCNSIDANTNTCSLVFKGRSAAFSVMTWCALVLSLECLHPRSSVFHFPTRDLWANQFLLWSILGGIVSVFPVIYIPVINTKVFLHKSITWEWGVAIGCTLLFLLGAEVWKWGKRIISRTAKASNPEYELERNDPFQKYASFSKSNTMVVV, encoded by the coding sequence ATGATTTTGGTATTGATTATTAGTATGATCATTGCTCTTGCCATTAAAGATTGGATTTCCGGTGGAGTCATTGCTGGGgtgattttaattaatgttATTATTGGGTTTGTCCAAGAGTTAAAGGCTGAAAAAACTATGGGATCATTAAGAAATTTATCTTCCCCCACGGCAAGAGCAACTAGAAATGGTGATGATCTTACTATCCCAGCCGAAGATGTTGTTCCTGGTGATATTGTTCATGTCAAAGTTGGCGACACTGTTCCGGCCGATATTCGATTGTTTGATTGTATGAACTTAGAAACTGATGAAGCCTTGTTGACTGGTGAATCATTGCCAGTAgcaaaaaattatcaaatagtTTATGATGATTATTCTGTGCCAATCCCAGTTGGTGATCgtttgaatttgatatattcttcatcaatagtCTCAAAGGGAAGAGGTTCCGGTATAGCTATTGGAACAGGATTGAATACGGAAATTGGTTCCATTGCAAAATCATTGCAAAGTGACAATGGGTTGATTAGAAAAGTCgataaatcaaatggaCGTCAACCacaaaaaagagaatattTCCATGCCGGGTTGGGAAGTATTTATGATATTGTTGGTAACATTTTAGGTGTCACTACTGGAACTCCTTTACAAAAAAGATTATCCTGGTTGGcaattttgttgttttgggTGGCAGTGGTATttgctattgttgttatggCATCTCAGAAGTTCCATGTCAATAAAGAAGTGGCCATCTATGCCATTTGTGTTGCATTATCAATGATTCCTTCTTCActcattgttgttttaaCAATAACTATGGCGGTTGGCGCCCAAGTAATGGTTACTAAAAATGTTATTGTTAGAAAATTAGATGCATTAGAAGCATTGGGAggaattgataatatttgttCAGATAAAACCGGTACTTTAACTCAAGGTAAAATGATTGCCAAAAAAGTTTGGTTACCAAATGTTGGTACATTGGACGTACAAAATTCCAATGAACCATACAATCCAACTATTGGAGACATCAAATACTCTCCATTTTCACCAAAGTTTATTAAAGATACCGAcgaagaaattgatttcaataaacCATATCCTGATCCAATGCCTGAATCTATGCACAACTGGTTGGTGACTGCCACTTTGGCCAATATTGCTACAgtgaatcaaataaaagatgaagaaacaGGAGAATTATTTTGGAAAGCTCATGGAGATGCTACAGAAATTGCCATTCAAGTCTTTACTACAAGATTAAATTTTGGTCGTGAATCAGTTGCCCAAGGCTATGAACATTTAGCTGAATTCCCATTTGATTCTTCGATCAAAAGAATGTCTGCCATCTATAAAAAAGGTAATGACGCTAGAGTTTATACCAAAGGTGCTGTTGAGAGAGTTTTAGGGTTGTGTGATTACTGGTATGGTGAAAGGACTGAAGACAATTACGATTCTCAAACTTTGATCAAATTAACTGAAGATGACATCAActtaattgaagaaaatatgGTTGCTTTATCATCACAAGGTTTACGTGTATTGGCATTTGCAACTAGAGAACTTGGTGACGCTGATATAAATGATCGTGAACAAGTTGAATCacatttgattttccaaGGTTTAATTGGTATTTATGACCCACCAAGAGAGGAAACTGCCCCATCTGTGAAATTATGTCACAGAGCCGGTATCAATGTTCATATGCTTACTGGTGATCATCCAGGTACAGCCAAGGCTATTGCTCAAGAGGTTGGTATTTTGCCACGTAATTTATATCATTATAGTGAAGATGTGGTTAAGGCAATGACAATGACTGctaatgaatttgatgcTTTAAGCGATGAGGAAATTGACAAATTACCTGTTTTACCTTTAGTCATTGCTCGATGTGCACCAAAGACTAAAGTTCGTATGATTGATGCCTTACATAGAAGAAAGAAGTTTGCTGCTATGACTGGTGATGGTGTCAATGATTCTCCATCTTTGAAGAAAGCCGACGTTGGTATTGCCATGGGATTGAATGGGTCAGATGTTGCTAAAGATGCTTCTGACATTGTATTAACTGACGATAATTTTGCTTCAATTTTGAATGCCATTGAAGAAGGTAGAAGAATGTCatcaaatattcaaaaatttgtatTACAATTGTTGGCGGAAAATGTGGCACAGGCTTTATATTTGATGATCGGTTTAGCATTTATTGATGCTTCCGGGTATTCAGTTTTCCCATTGAGTCCGGTCGAAgttttatttgttattgttatcaCAAGCACATTTCCTGCTATTGGGTTAGGATTCTGTGGTGCCGATGATGATATTCTTGAAAAGCCACCAAGTAGTACCATTTTCACATGGGAAGTCATTATAGATATGTTTGGATATGGGTTTATAATGGCAgtttcttgtttattatGCTTTgtgattattgtttatgGAGCCGGTGATGGTGATTTAGGAGTCAATTGTAATTCTATTGATGCAAACACCAATACTTGCTCTTTAGTTTTTAAGGGGAGATCTGCTGCTTTTAGTGTAATGACATGGTGTGCCTTGGTGTTATCTTTAGAATGTCTTCACCCAAGATCATCGGTTTTCCATTTCCCAACTCGAGATCTTTGGgccaatcaatttttactTTGGTCGATTCTTGGTGGGATTGTTTCTGTTTTCCCCGTTATTTATATCCCTGTTATCAACACTAAAGTATTTTTACATAAATCTATTACTTGGGAATGGGGTGTTGCAATTGGTTGTACcttattgtttttattaGGAGCTGAGGTTTGGAAATGGGGTAAACGTATAATTTCAAGAACAGCAAAGGCTAGCAATCCTGAATATGAATTGGAGAGAAATGATCCATTTCAAAAGTACGCATCATTTAGTAAATCCAATACGATGGTGGTAGTATAG
- a CDS encoding amidase, putative (Similar to S. cerevisiae AMD2), with product MSESVSYETFLITDPLDKYEDSEVYTKEWLPKVEKYRQDLEDAIPKNYTTELPKPIDDLIKDQFNAIDYLYSQKLLTPEEFAITDLSATELAKKIAAGELSSVEVFKAFAHRATLAHQFTNCAMELFIDEGLKQAEERDKYFKEHGKPIGPLHGIPISLKEQMNYKDKITHGGYVSKIINIPNSHGVTISTLEKLGAVFYVRTSQPQTLMHLDSANNFTGLTKNPFNLLLSSGGSSSGEGAIVGYGGSAIGVGSDIGGSIRAPAAYSGCHGLRPTTKRISVKGGVSSGAGQESVPAVAGPMARSIDDLELWMKAYINEGKPWESDSTSLPMPWRDVSTPKISDLTIAVIRDDGLVRVSPPIRRALNTVVEKLQGAGAKIIEFDPPNTKLAYETVHKMYNCDGNYMQHKLLSDSGEPLTKLTKWNLNYGEGAKHYDVASNRELNVTRDQLRDEYNDFMVQNKVDFILSPTYNNVAPHSEEVYNWSYTSLWNILDFPTLSFQTGIFQDPTKDKWTEEDLKYKYRSKLEQLENENYDPAKFLGAPVGLQLSGKRYFDEEVLAAGKAIVDLLGVDLYKH from the coding sequence ATGTCAGAATCAGTATCTTATGAAACTTTTTTAATTACGGATCCACTTGATAAGTATGAGGATTCGGAAGTTTATACCAAGGAATGGTTAccaaaagttgaaaaatatagACAAGACTTGGAGGATGCTATTCCCAAAAACTATACTACTGAATTACCAAAaccaattgatgatttaataaaagaTCAATTCAATGCTATTGATTACTTGTACTCTCAAAAGTTATTGACACCGGAAGAATTTGCTATTACCGATTTATCAGCCACTGAATTAGCCAAAAAAATCGCTGCTGGTGAATTGAGTTCCGTCGAAGTATTTAAAGCGTTTGCCCATCGTGCAACATTGGCACACCAATTCACTAATTGTGCCATGGAACTTTTCATTGATGAAGGGTTAAAGCAAGCAGAAGAAAGAgacaaatattttaaagaaCATGGGAAACCCATTGGTCCTTTACACGGAATTCCAATTTCTTTGAAAGAACAAATGAATTACAAAGACAAGATTACTCATGGTGGATATGTTTctaaaattatcaacattcCTAATTCTCATGGTGTAACAATATCAACCTTAGAAAAATTAGGTGCAGTTTTCTATGTTAGAACTTCTCAACCACAGACTTTAATGCATCTTGATTCAGCTAATAATTTCACTGGGCTTACCAAGAACccattcaatttgttgttatcGAGTGGtggttcttcttctggAGAAGGTGCTATTGTAGGATATGGCGGTTCTGCAATTGGGGTTGGGAGTGACATTGGTGGTTCAATTAGAGCCCCGGCTGCTTATTCTGGTTGTCATGGGTTGCGTCCAACAACTAAACGTATCTCAGTTAAAGGCGGTGTTAGTAGCGGAGCTGGCCAAGAATCAGTACCAGCAGTTGCTGGACCAATGGCAAGAAGTATAGATGATTTGGAATTGTGGATGAAAGCTTACATCAATGAAGGTAAGCCATGGGAATCTGATTCGACATCTTTACCAATGCCTTGGCGTGACGTATCAACCCCGAAAATTAGCGATTTAACCATTGCAGTCATTAGAGACGATGGTTTAGTAAGGGTCTCACCTCCAATTAGACGTGCCTTGAATACTgtagttgaaaaattacaGGGTGCAGGTGctaaaataattgaatttgatccACCAAACACCAAGTTAGCATATGAAACTGTTCACAAAATGTACAATTGTGATGGGAACTATATGCAGCATAAACTTTTGTCAGATTCCGGTGAACCTTTGACAAAATTAACCAAATGGAATTTGAACTATGGAGAAGGTGCTAAACATTACGATGTTGCTTCAAACCGTGAGTTGAATGTTACAAGAGATCAATTGAGAGATGAATACAACGATTTTATGGTTCAAAACAAGGTTGACTTTATCTTGAGTCCAACATACAATAATGTTGCTCCCCACAGTGAAGAAGTTTACAACTGGTCCTACACTTCTTTGTGGAACATTTTGGATTTCCCAACCTTGTCCTTCCAAACCGGCATTTTCCAAGATCCGACAAAAGATAAATGGACAGAAGAAGACttaaaatacaaatatcGATCTAAATTGGAACAATTGGAAAACGAAAATTACGACCCTGCTAAATTTCTAGGAGCCCCAGTGGGTTTGCAATTGTCTGGGAAAAGATACtttgatgaagaagtttTGGCTGCTGGTAAGGCCATTGTTGATCTTTTAGGTGTTGATTTGTATAAACACTAA
- a CDS encoding HSK1 kinase regulatory subunit, putative (Similar to S. cerevisiae DBF4): MSRVEEHESVNNLKRKFPSLAKPRQPLKETNSNIPSPHKRAKIESPGKQQPTQQPQPQPQQEKVVHKPKKSSHQSKNNDKLVGDEMHEWQQSWRRIMKSSIVYFEGDQQSLEYRKAHKLLRLVGCKVTPFYDNNVTIIISKRPYDSKAEYSPHDIFSNVSKASIKVWNYEKVFRFLKHLGINIQTGVDELAVNTHTLLPPSLTNNNEKPDLYNLLKEEKIYGSTDRDPNAKRDDLHYLGKNYLYVYDLTQTVRPIAIREWSDQYPIMRLSLDGKCPFIEDPTDQNSERKRLKRLRKFEANQAHRQALRLATYKMINGISMSVHGFTATSTSTDKVDEEDDSTVKEPSEDPRFRQPLNRNSSCIQSKAFEAMASGYNGASNAVQPSMDSNLNSAAAMAGGNGLGPALSQVPSKQLNNLKRRILMKKKTTNTTEKKEKEHASGYCENCRVKYTNFDEHIMTNRHRNFACDDSNFQDIDELIASLRERKGLGNIISNGDYV; the protein is encoded by the coding sequence ATGTCGAGAGTGGAAGAACATGAGAGTGTGAATAACCTAAAGAGGAAATTCCCTTCCTTGGCAAAACCTAGGCAGCCATTGAAAGAGACGAATTCTAACATCCCATCACCTCATAAGCGTGCTAAAATAGAGTCCCCAGGTAAACAACAACCTACgcaacaaccacaaccacaaccacaacaagaaaaggTTGTtcataaaccaaaaaaatcatctcATCAGctgaaaaataatgataagCTTGTTGGAGATGAAATGCATGAATGGCAACAGTCCTGGAGAAGAATCATGAAGAGTTCAATTGTTTACTTTGAAGGAGACCAGCAACTGCTAGAGTATAGAAAAGCACATAAACTATTGAGACTAGTTGGGTGCAAAGTGACTCCTTTTTATGACAACAATGTAACTATAATTATTTCCAAACGTCCATACGATAGCAAGGCCGAGTATTCTCCCCATGACATCTTCAGCAACGTAAGCAAAGCCAGTATAAAGGTTTGGAACTATGAAAAAGTGTTTCGTTTTTTAAAACATCTTGGCATCAATATCCAGACTGGGGTCGATGAGCTTGCGGTTAATACACATACACTTCTTCCTCCGTCATTGACCAACAATAATGAGAAACCCGATTTGtacaatttgttgaaagaagaaaaaatatatgGTTCAACAGATAGGGATCCAAATGCAAAACGTGATGATTTACATTATTTGGGCAAGAACTATTTGTATGTCTATGACTTGACCCAGACAGTGCGGCCTATTGCGATTCGTGAATGGAGTGATCAGTATCCGATTATGCGGTTATCATTGGACGGCAAGTGTCCATTTATAGAAGATCCCACAGACCAGAATCTGGAGAGAAAACGGCTCAAACGGTTAAGAAAATTTGAAGCTAATCAAGCACATCGTCAGGCCTTGAGATTGGCCACATATAAAATGATCAATGGTATTTCAATGAGTGTGCATGGCTTCACTGCCACGAGCACCAGCACAGACaaagttgatgaagaagacgaTTCCACTGTCAAGGAACCTAGTGAAGACCCCAGATTTCGTCAACCACTAAACAGAAACTCTTCTTGCATTCAGTCGAAAGCATTTGAGGCAATGGCTTCTGGGTATAATGGGGCTTCTAATGCAGTTCAGCCCTCAATGGATTCCAACTTGAACAGTGCCGCTGCAATGGCCGGTGGGAACGGGTTAGGTCCAGCATTATCACAGGTTCCTTCCAAACAGTTGAATAACTTGAAGAGGAggattttgatgaaaaagaaaacgaCAAACACAActgaaaagaaagaaaaggagCATGCTTCGGGTTATTGTGAGAACTGTCGTGTTAAGTATACTAATTTTGATGAACATATTATGACTAACAGGCATCGCAATTTTGCTTGTGATGACAGCAATTTTCAAGATATAGATGAGTTAATTGCTAGTTTGAGGGAAAGAAAAGGTTTGGGAAATATCATCTCAAACGGAGATTATGTATAG
- a CDS encoding TATA binding protein-Associated Factor, putative (Similar to S. cerevisiae TAF13) — translation MSFTKHPQLPSVTNQKKKRKRQRLFAKDIENLLYAMGDRPVSTEATVNALEDVLVEYISQISYSMVNFAKSQNRTRVKLNDLAFTLRNDPMKLARFRYILEQSYKIEKAKKMFDDDKYDNKNNDDEDDEDEDEEEVDEEHEERENGQNSKDNSNTRNDSKQSKKKKKKSHT, via the coding sequence ATGTCTTTCACCAAACATCCGCAATTGCCATCAGTCACTAatcagaaaaagaagagaaagCGTCAACGGTTATTTGCAAAAGATATAGAGAATTTGCTATATGCGATGGGTGATCGACCCGTGAGTACCGAGGCCACTGTCAATGCATTAGAGGATGTGTTGGTCGAATACATTTCACAAATATCGTATTCGATGGTAAACTTTGCAAAGAGTCAAAATCGAACACGAGTCAAGTTGAATGATTTGGCATTTACTTTAAGAAATGATCCTATGAAATTAGCTCGTTTCCGATACATTCTAGAGCAAAGTTATAAAATAGAGAAAGCGAAAAAGAtgtttgatgatgataaatatgataataaaaacaatgatgatgaagatgacgaGGACGAGGACGAGGAAGAGGTTGATGAAGAGCACGAAGAACGTGAAAATGGGCAGAACCTGAAAGATAATTCAAATACTAGGAATGATTCAAAACAactgaaaaagaaaaagaagaaaagcCATACTTAA
- a CDS encoding translation initiation factor IF-2, mitochondrial precursor, putative (Similar to S. cerevisiae IFM1) yields the protein MLSRTVSKVACARPVWRRLYANSSNNVRSSESTPEVEPKINRFAKQYAKQGQTRNQLQKETNRQTQRNPNAFNEASSKNSRNYNKQTSVKQDLEKLKQNRSQQVHSGQEKVSKPSSANLGSRATSQARTSVSPSVPRKRIQPKKLRKTVKKLVKIQLPPFITASNLATIMHVPLNDVFRKLEGLGFEDIRHNYILDRENAAMVADEYGIEVDVKDESGDDLFPAPVKPDLLEERPPVVTIMGHVDHGKTTILDYLRKSSIVSQEFGGITQHIGAFSVTTPKSKKRITFLDTPGHAAFLKMRERGAIITDIVILVVAADDSVMPQTIEAIKHAKKSGVPMIVAINKCDKPGVKIEKVLSDLSSHNVDIEDYGGETQTVQVSGKTGLNMDKLEEAVITLSEMYDFKAEPKGIHAEGWIIESEVVKGMGNVATVLVRRGSLKNGDIIVAGKTFCKIRGMKDENGKMVKLAGPSTPVRIWGWKDLPDSGDQILQANSEQIAKKVIDHRITRSQEIQATRDIEDINVKRLEEIKEAERLEKIAELKKAGLDTSTLEKAEQDKKSIKCNYIVRSDVFGSAEAIKESIDGLGNEEVESVVISHEAGPPTDSDIELAKTFGATIFCFNMKVPKPIAVRADKEKVKVKEHNIIYRLIEDVTDELSSHLKPRVEIKTLGEVDIKDVFVVTVKKQKVKIAGCKVATGSIESSSQVKVLRNGVEVYCGKLSSLKHVKDDITEATKGKDCGIAFEKWQDFEAGDKIQVYEEILHKRYL from the coding sequence ATGCTATCAAGAACTGTATCAAAGGTAGCTTGTGCTCGTCCGGTATGGAGAAGATTATAtgcaaattcttcaaataacGTGAGATCTTCTGAATCTACACCAGAAGTGGAGCCCAAAATCAACAGGTTTGCCAAACAATACGCCAAGCAAGGTCAAACTCGAAATCAGttacaaaaagaaacgaATCGTCAGACTCAAAGAAATCCAAATGCATTCAATGAAGCCTCTAGTAAAAACAGCAGAAACTACAATAAACAAACTTCGGTAAAACAGGATTTAGAGAAATTAAAGCAAAATCGTTCTCAGCAAGTACATTCTGGACAGGAAAAGGTTTCAAAACCTAGCTCAGCCAATTTGGGTTCGCGTGCTACTTCACAAGCACGGACTTCTGTGCTGCCATCTGTACCTCGTAAGCGGATACAGCCAAAGAAACTCAGAAAAACAGTTAAGAAATTGGTTAAGATACAGCTTCCCCCTTTTATCACTGCTTCCAACCTAGCTACAATTATGCATGTACCCCTTAACGATGTTTTTAGAAAATTGGAGGGTTTGGGGTTTGAAGATATCAGACATAACTATATTTTGGATAGGGAGAATGCTGCAATGGTGGCAGATGAATATGGTATTGAGGTTGATGTCAAGGATGAGAGTGGTGACGATTTATTTCCCGCGCCAGTTAAACCAGATTTACTAGAGGAAAGGCCACCAGTTGTCACCATCATGGGACATGTTGATCATGGGAAGACTACTATCCTTGACTACTTGAGAAAATCGTCTATAGTATCACAAGAGTTTGGTGGTATTACTCAGCATATAGGTGCTTTCTCTGTGACAACTCCAAAGTCGAAAAAGAGAATCACTTTTTTGGATACACCTGGACATGCTGcgtttttgaaaatgagAGAAAGAGGTGCCATAATTACTGATATTGTTATCTTGGTGGTTGCAGCAGATGATTCTGTTATGCCTCAAACCATTGAAGCCATCAAACACGCTAAAAAGTCTGGTGTGCCAATGATTGTAGCAATAAACAAATGTGATAAACCAGGAGTCAAAATTGAGAAAGTTTTGAGTGACCTTTCACTGCACAATGTGGATATAGAAGACTATGGCGGTGAAACACAAACAGTACAAGTTTCGGGAAAAACTGGCTTAAATATGGATAAATTGGAAGAAGCAGTCATAACTTTGAGTGAAATGTATGATTTTAAAGCTGAACCGAAGGGAATCCATGCAGAAGGGTGGATTATCGAATCAGAGGTGGTCAAGGGAATGGGTAATGTTGCAACAGTATTAGTTCGAAGAGGctctttgaaaaatggtGATATTATTGTGGCTGGTAAAACATTTTGTAAAATAAGAGGAATGAAAGACgaaaatggaaaaatgGTTAAATTAGCAGGACCATCAACACCGGTGAGGATTTGGGGCTGGAAAGATTTACCTGACAGTGGGGATCAGATTTTACAGGCAAATTCCGAACAGATCGCAAAGAAAGTAATTGATCATCGTATTACCAGATCACAAGAGATCCAGGCAACCAGAGACATTGAAGATATTAATGTGAAACGATTAGAGGAAATAAAAGAGGCTGAGCGATTGGAGAAAATTGCCGAATTGAAGAAAGCCGGTTTGGATACCAGTACATTGGAAAAAGCTGAACAGGACAAAAAGTCTATAAAATGTAATTATATTGTGAGGTCTGACGTGTTTGGATCAGCAGAGGCAATTAAAGAGAGCATTGATGGATTGGGCAACGAAGAAGTTGAGTCTGTTGTTATATCTCATGAAGCCGGCCCTCCAACAGACAGTGATATTGAACTTGCTAAAACTTTTGGTGCTACTATTTTCTGTTTTAATATGAAAGTACCAAAGCCTATTGCTGTTCGTGCtgacaaagaaaaagttaaaGTTAAAGAGcataatattatttataggTTGATTGAAGACGTTACGGATGAATTAAGTTCTCATTTGAAACCAAGGGTAGAAATCAAAACCTTGGGTGAAGTGGATATAAAAGATGTGTTTGTGGTAACTGTTAAAAAGCAGAAAGTCAAGATTGCTGGTTGCAAAGTTGCAACAGGATCCATAGAAAGTTCATCGCAAGTGAAGGTATTACGTAATGGTGTAGAGGTTTACTGCGGCAAATTATCGTCTTTGAAACATGTTAAGGATGACATCACTGAAGCTACAAAGGGCAAAGATTGTGGTATAGCATTTGAGAAATGGCAAGATTTTGAAGCAGGGGATAAGATACAGGTTTATGAAGAAATCCTACATAAAAGATACTTGTAA
- a CDS encoding secretory lipase precursor, putative (Similar to C. albicans LIP9;~C. albicans has a large number of different lipases, possibly reflecting broad lipolytic activity, which may contribute to the persistence and virulence of C. albicans in human tissue (Secreted lipases of Candida albicans: cloning, characterisation and expression analysis of a new gene family with at least ten members. Hube B, Stehr F, Bossenz M, Mazur A, Kretschmar M, Schafer W; Arch Microbiol 2000;174:362-374.)), whose protein sequence is MLYLILFLIAPIYAGILLPTKPSIDPFYNAPEGFEKAAVGDILHFRKIPKSITGEFVPLKIQNSWQLLVRSEDSFGNPNVIVTTVMEPFNADPSKVASYQVFENAAKADCAPSYALQFGSDMSTLATQAETFLLAPLLEQGYYVVSPDYEGPKSAFTVGKQSGQAVLNSIRAALKSGNTTNIKEDAKVVMWGYSGGSLASGWAAALQPEYAPELSGNLLGAALGGFVTNITATVEATDNTVFAGIAANVLGGVANEYPEFKEILQNDTNKQSIFNKIDNHCLTDSLIKYVGTRFLTGGNKVFKSGWGIFKNRAVCKIVRDNGLVYQKKLVPKIPILIYHGAIDQIVPIVNTKKTYQNWCDAGIASLEFAEDLTNGHITESIVGAPAALTWIIDRFSNKPPVAGCQHVERTTNYEYPNISTSMLDYFKAAMDVVAQQGLGPDVQKDQVEIKSNL, encoded by the coding sequence atgtTATACTTAATACTTTTCCTTATTGCTCCAATCTATGCTGGTATTTTACTTCCAACAAAACCATCAATTGATCCCTTTTACAATGCTCCTGAAGGTTTTGAAAAAGCTGCTGTTGGTGATATCTTACACTTTAGAAAAATCCCAAAATCCATCACTGGTGAGTTTGTTCCCCTCAAGATCCAAAACTCCTGGCAACTTTTAGTTAGATCTGAAGATTCCTTCGGTAACCCAAATGTCATCGTCACCACTGTTATGGAACCATTCAATGCTGACCCTTCCAAGGTTGCTTCTTATCAAGTTTTTGAAAACGCTGCTAAAGCTGACTGTGCCCCCTCTTATGCTCTTCAATTTGGCTCTGATATGAGTACTTTGGCTACCCAAGCTGAAACATTTTTATTGGCACCATTGTTGGAACAAGGATATTATGTCGTATCTCCAGATTATGAAGGTCCCAAACTGGCATTCACTGTTGGTAAACAATCTGGTCAAGCTGTGTTAAACTCCATTCGTGCAGCCTTAAAGTCCGGTAATACTACCAATATTAAAGAAGATGCCAAAGTTGTTATGTGGGGATACTCTGGTGGATCATTAGCCTCTGGTTGGGCAGCTGCTTTACAACCAGAATATGCACCTGAATTGAGCGGGAACTTGTTGGGTGCTGCATTAGGTGGATTTGTTACCAACATAACCGCTACAGTAGAAGCCACCGATAATACTGTTTTTGCAGGAATTGCAGCCAATGTTTTAGGTGGTGTTGCAAATGAATATCCAGAGtttaaagaaatattacaaaatgatactaataaacaatcaatCTTCAATAAAATTGACAACCATTGTTTGACAGATAGCTTGATAAAGTATGTGGGAACTAGATTTTTAACCGGTGGCAATAAGGTGTTCAAATCAGGTTGGGGTATCTTCAAAAACCGAGCAGTTTGTAAGATTGTTAGAGATAACGGTTTggtttatcaaaaaaaattagttCCAAAAATCCCCATCTTGATTTACCATGGTGCtattgatcaaattgttCCTATTGTCAATACTAAGAAAACTTATCAAAATTGGTGTGATGCTGGTATTGCTTCATTGGAATTTGCTGAAGATTTGACAAACGGTCACATTACTGAATCCATTGTTGGTGCCCCAGCCGCTTTGACTTGGATTATTGATAGATTCTCTAACAAGCCACCTGTTGCTGGTTGTCAACATGTTGAAAGAACAACCAACTATGAATACCCAAATATTTCTACTTCAATGCTTGACTATTTCAAAGCAGCAATGGATGTTGTTGCACAACAAGGGCTTGGTCCTGATGTTCAAAAGGACCAAGTTGAAATTAAGagtaatttataa